A DNA window from Solirubrobacterales bacterium contains the following coding sequences:
- a CDS encoding polyisoprenoid-binding protein — MSTETATLQGVWNDDKVHTSVTYEIEHNGVAPARGTFPGVEASLEYGDDGVKIKGTVDLTSVDLKDEQQKGHVLSPDFFDAERYPTAIYESTNVEIDGSNVTAYGELTLKGETKPLTVTGVIGAPTDNLAGGESIPVRLKGSLNRHDYGVSWNADLPNGNTVLGDQVNVEVVLEFVKA; from the coding sequence ATGAGCACCGAGACAGCAACACTTCAAGGCGTATGGAACGACGACAAGGTCCACACGTCAGTGACTTACGAGATCGAGCACAACGGCGTCGCGCCAGCACGGGGAACATTCCCGGGCGTAGAGGCTTCGCTTGAGTACGGCGACGACGGAGTCAAGATCAAGGGCACCGTTGATTTGACCAGTGTCGACCTGAAGGACGAGCAGCAGAAGGGTCACGTGCTGAGCCCTGACTTCTTCGACGCCGAGCGCTACCCGACCGCGATCTACGAGTCCACAAACGTCGAGATCGACGGCTCCAATGTCACCGCATACGGCGAGCTCACCCTCAAGGGCGAGACCAAGCCGCTCACGGTCACCGGCGTGATCGGAGCACCGACCGACAACCTCGCCGGGGGCGAATCGATCCCGGTTCGCCTCAAGGGATCACTGAACCGCCACGACTACGGAGTCAGCTGGAACGCCGACCTTCCGAACGGCAACACGGTTCTTGGTGACCAGGTCAACGTCGAGGTTGTTCTCGAGTTCGTAAAGGCATAA
- a CDS encoding fused MFS/spermidine synthase, translating to MRPPLPMLVFVVGAAALGIEIAAVRLLAPYFGASEVVWANTIGVVLVALSIGYWIGGKIGDRRPYMADLCTAVMVGAVLTALLPFVARPLLNAGVDALDSISAGAFIGSLLATLVLLAVPVLVLGTVSPWALRIGIEKVDKLAAGTLAGRLYAVGTVGSLTGTLLCALVFVPGLGTRRTFLLFALLLALVGIVGVSHRLRWSPVPFVIAALIILPQAAIKPDSAVGKVIYEDESATQYLRVIEGPGGSRTLELNEGQSRHSFYQPGTVLTDDVWDTALVLPLATTGKPPERLAILGNAAGTTARAYAYYFPETKVDGVDIDGELADVGRKYFGLRDKNFTAFKADARPYLRSTKTRYDALVVDAYRQPYIPFYLTTREFFSIANDRLRPNGSLIVNAAHPEGSDLLERVLAATMAKEFRYVSIDRTRPTNSMLIASDSPIEPGNVIRGTEDIPSLAPTGAREAARLTAAPTDGTVYTDDKAPVEWLIDRSIVQYAAGEGSSEN from the coding sequence ATGCGCCCCCCACTCCCCATGCTTGTGTTCGTCGTCGGCGCGGCTGCTCTCGGAATCGAGATCGCCGCAGTTCGCCTGCTCGCCCCATATTTCGGCGCGTCTGAGGTCGTCTGGGCGAACACGATTGGCGTGGTGCTCGTGGCGCTCTCAATCGGCTACTGGATTGGCGGGAAGATCGGCGACCGTCGTCCGTACATGGCAGATCTCTGCACCGCAGTGATGGTCGGCGCGGTGCTTACTGCCCTGCTTCCGTTCGTCGCCCGGCCGCTGCTGAACGCTGGCGTGGATGCACTTGACAGCATTTCAGCCGGCGCATTCATCGGCTCATTGCTCGCAACCCTTGTTCTCCTCGCTGTTCCCGTACTCGTGCTCGGCACCGTCTCCCCGTGGGCGCTCCGGATCGGCATCGAGAAGGTCGACAAGCTCGCGGCGGGCACGCTCGCCGGCCGGCTCTACGCGGTCGGAACCGTTGGCAGCCTGACCGGGACACTGCTGTGCGCGCTCGTGTTTGTTCCGGGACTTGGCACGAGACGGACCTTCTTGCTCTTCGCGCTGCTGCTCGCTCTTGTGGGAATCGTCGGCGTCTCGCATCGGCTTCGCTGGTCACCGGTCCCGTTCGTGATCGCCGCGCTGATCATCCTCCCGCAGGCGGCGATCAAGCCCGACAGTGCAGTCGGGAAAGTGATCTACGAGGACGAGTCGGCAACGCAATATCTGCGCGTGATTGAAGGCCCCGGGGGCAGCCGGACCCTCGAGCTCAATGAGGGCCAGTCGCGCCACTCGTTCTATCAACCGGGCACGGTGCTAACGGATGATGTCTGGGATACCGCGCTCGTGCTCCCGCTGGCAACCACCGGCAAGCCGCCCGAGCGCCTCGCGATCCTCGGCAACGCCGCCGGCACCACTGCTCGCGCCTACGCCTACTACTTTCCGGAGACAAAGGTTGACGGCGTCGACATAGACGGCGAACTCGCCGACGTCGGTCGAAAGTATTTCGGGCTGAGGGACAAGAACTTCACCGCCTTCAAGGCCGACGCCCGGCCGTATCTGCGCAGCACAAAGACGCGATATGACGCTCTGGTCGTGGACGCCTACCGCCAGCCTTACATCCCGTTCTATCTGACGACTCGCGAGTTCTTTTCAATCGCCAACGATCGTCTGCGACCGAACGGCTCACTCATCGTGAACGCCGCCCACCCTGAGGGGAGCGACTTGCTCGAGCGCGTCCTTGCCGCAACGATGGCCAAGGAGTTTCGCTACGTGTCGATTGACCGCACGCGGCCCACAAACTCGATGCTCATCGCCTCGGACTCGCCGATCGAACCAGGCAACGTGATCCGCGGAACCGAAGACATTCCCTCACTCGCCCCAACCGGAGCGCGCGAAGCGGCCCGGCTTACGGCCGCGCCTACCGATGGAACCGTGTACACCGACGACAAGGCCCCCGTCGAATGGCTGATCGATCGCTCGATCGTGCAGTACGCGGCCGGCGAGGGCTCAAGCGAGAACTAA
- a CDS encoding bile acid:sodium symporter, translated as MDDSLLTSVALPVALALIMAALGLSLVPDDFRRIFKMPRGVVIGMVNLAIISPFLAFAAAELFALSAVMAVGLVLLGASPGGTTANLLTHLARGDTALSVTMTAVSSICALITVPLYLGLAIDHFGATELSDDFSMLPVVAKVFAITVVPLAIGMFVRAKRAAWAIEFEPRAKKIALILFIVVVAGAVIAENDSVRDNLSEVLGAAIALNLAAMAIGFGSARAARLDDKQATAISMKLGVHNSTIAIAVAATISPELTVPAAVYASFMFVSAGTFAWFMSKRNRDA; from the coding sequence ATGGACGACTCACTACTTACATCCGTCGCCCTACCGGTCGCACTCGCGCTGATCATGGCCGCGCTCGGGCTCTCGCTGGTCCCAGATGACTTCCGCCGGATCTTCAAGATGCCGCGCGGCGTCGTGATCGGCATGGTCAACCTCGCGATCATCTCGCCCTTTCTCGCATTCGCAGCGGCCGAGCTGTTTGCACTCTCGGCTGTGATGGCAGTGGGCCTCGTTCTACTCGGCGCGTCACCGGGCGGCACGACGGCGAACTTGTTGACTCACCTCGCGCGTGGTGACACCGCCCTCTCGGTCACGATGACGGCAGTAAGCAGCATCTGCGCGCTTATCACCGTTCCGCTCTACCTCGGCCTGGCGATAGATCACTTTGGCGCCACCGAACTCAGCGACGACTTCTCGATGCTGCCGGTCGTGGCGAAGGTCTTTGCGATCACAGTCGTCCCGCTCGCCATCGGAATGTTCGTTCGCGCGAAGCGCGCCGCGTGGGCGATCGAGTTTGAACCTCGCGCGAAGAAGATCGCACTCATTCTCTTCATTGTCGTCGTCGCCGGAGCTGTGATCGCAGAGAACGATTCGGTGCGCGACAACCTCAGCGAAGTCCTTGGCGCGGCAATCGCGTTGAACCTTGCGGCCATGGCGATCGGATTCGGATCGGCACGCGCGGCACGCCTCGACGACAAGCAGGCCACCGCAATATCCATGAAGCTGGGAGTTCACAACAGCACGATTGCGATCGCTGTCGCCGCGACGATCTCACCTGAGCTGACGGTTCCGGCTGCCGTCTACGCGTCATTCATGTTCGTATCTGCTGGCACTTTCGCCTGGTTCATGAGCAAGCGCAACCGCGACGCCTGA
- a CDS encoding TetR/AcrR family transcriptional regulator gives MMSKNIALDPVFADVLAGRSNGNANGEQTTAEAIISSAEKLFVEQGYHATRVSEVARLADVSIGSIYVHYENKEGLYGALIERALDIQAQYVDAVLDSEVIPDIEKVIALGEAYLQFFREHPDHFRMLMLPSESIPEEAARSPFARHVAVRGAAQRAKLAQAIENCVAAGVMRDDVDPASAANFWWAAWNGVIGLTMRSDDLAIDEREMERVVVAGRLMIAEGLASATYREADGTLAEPLRTRLETLQDAPVPVAPAES, from the coding sequence ATGATGTCCAAAAACATCGCACTCGACCCGGTCTTCGCCGACGTTCTGGCCGGTCGCAGCAACGGGAACGCGAACGGCGAGCAGACGACTGCCGAGGCGATCATCAGCTCGGCAGAGAAGCTATTTGTCGAACAGGGCTACCACGCAACTCGCGTCAGCGAGGTCGCGCGGCTCGCGGATGTCTCGATCGGATCGATCTACGTCCACTACGAGAACAAAGAGGGCCTATACGGCGCGCTGATCGAACGAGCCCTCGATATTCAGGCTCAGTACGTGGACGCGGTGCTCGACAGCGAGGTGATCCCAGACATCGAGAAGGTGATTGCCCTCGGCGAGGCCTACCTGCAGTTCTTCCGCGAGCACCCCGACCACTTCCGCATGCTGATGCTGCCGTCTGAGTCGATCCCCGAGGAAGCCGCGAGATCGCCGTTTGCCCGTCACGTCGCGGTTCGCGGGGCGGCGCAGCGAGCCAAGCTGGCACAGGCGATCGAGAATTGCGTCGCGGCAGGAGTGATGCGCGACGACGTTGACCCCGCGAGCGCCGCAAACTTCTGGTGGGCGGCATGGAACGGTGTGATCGGACTGACTATGCGCAGCGACGACCTTGCGATCGATGAGCGCGAGATGGAACGCGTCGTGGTCGCCGGCCGACTGATGATCGCCGAGGGCCTCGCCAGCGCGACGTACCGCGAGGCTGATGGCACGCTCGCCGAGCCCCTGCGCACAAGGCTTGAGACGTTGCAGGATGCCCCGGTGCCGGTGGCGCCTGCTGAGTCGTGA
- the tig gene encoding trigger factor, producing the protein MTPVTVSTSELPEATAKLEIEVSPDAVESALEHAAEHMAGEIKIPGFRQGKVPPELARQKIGDAAIFEHAFDESVGGWYGEALDQADIAPIGSPSLDGVPSWTKGEALKFELTVPVRPVAEVGDYEGIEVGKKDAEPDLSVIDGELATMQDRFSKLEDVDRPAQGGDFVDINFLGKLGDEPFEGGAGNDYVLELGSGQFIPGFEEQLTGAKAGEDTIVNVTFPDEYGAEHLAGKEANFDVHINSVKEKSLPELNDEFASENLGFDTLQEAKDDIAARVAEAAEKEVEQEYRWAVVDAVAKQAKIEIPHGHIHSRAHELWHELANSLYRRGIDPNAYLQAMGQSEHDFIDSAEGDAEQTIRREATIAALIEKQGIEISEDEMVDAIAEDMGEGRDSAEEQFAAIKEAGGIKQLENELKARKVIDELVSKATPIPWEQAEAREAIWTPEKEEAEGGEKPAEGLWTPGS; encoded by the coding sequence ATGACCCCAGTAACTGTTTCCACCTCAGAACTTCCCGAAGCGACGGCAAAACTCGAGATCGAAGTCTCGCCCGACGCTGTTGAAAGTGCCCTCGAGCACGCCGCCGAGCACATGGCCGGCGAGATCAAGATTCCCGGTTTTCGTCAGGGCAAAGTGCCGCCAGAGCTCGCGCGCCAGAAGATCGGCGACGCAGCCATCTTCGAACACGCCTTTGACGAGTCCGTCGGTGGTTGGTACGGCGAAGCGCTCGACCAGGCCGACATCGCCCCGATTGGGTCGCCGTCACTGGACGGCGTCCCGTCGTGGACCAAGGGCGAGGCCTTGAAGTTTGAGCTGACCGTTCCGGTGCGTCCGGTTGCCGAAGTGGGCGACTACGAGGGCATCGAGGTTGGCAAGAAGGACGCCGAGCCCGATCTTTCTGTAATCGACGGCGAGCTCGCCACGATGCAGGACCGTTTCAGCAAGCTCGAAGACGTTGACCGCCCAGCACAGGGCGGCGACTTCGTTGACATCAACTTCCTCGGCAAGCTCGGCGACGAGCCCTTCGAGGGCGGCGCTGGCAATGACTACGTGCTTGAGCTCGGCTCCGGCCAGTTCATTCCGGGCTTTGAAGAGCAGCTGACTGGCGCGAAGGCTGGCGAGGACACCATTGTCAACGTGACCTTCCCCGACGAGTACGGCGCTGAGCACCTGGCCGGCAAAGAGGCCAACTTTGACGTGCACATCAACTCGGTCAAGGAGAAGTCGCTGCCGGAGCTGAACGACGAGTTCGCCTCTGAGAACCTTGGCTTCGACACGCTTCAGGAAGCAAAAGACGACATCGCCGCTCGCGTGGCGGAGGCCGCAGAGAAGGAAGTCGAACAGGAGTACCGCTGGGCAGTGGTCGACGCCGTCGCCAAGCAGGCGAAGATCGAGATCCCGCACGGCCACATCCACTCACGCGCGCATGAGCTCTGGCACGAACTTGCCAACTCGCTCTACCGCCGCGGCATCGACCCGAACGCATACCTCCAGGCCATGGGCCAGAGCGAGCACGACTTCATCGACAGCGCCGAGGGCGACGCCGAGCAGACGATCCGCCGGGAGGCAACGATCGCTGCACTGATCGAGAAGCAGGGCATCGAGATCTCCGAGGACGAGATGGTCGACGCGATTGCCGAAGACATGGGTGAGGGCCGCGACAGCGCCGAAGAGCAGTTTGCCGCGATCAAGGAAGCCGGCGGGATCAAGCAGCTTGAGAATGAGCTGAAGGCTCGCAAGGTGATTGACGAGCTGGTCTCAAAGGCCACGCCGATTCCCTGGGAGCAGGCTGAAGCTCGTGAGGCGATTTGGACGCCGGAGAAGGAAGAGGCTGAGGGCGGCGAGAAGCCGGCTGAAGGGCTCTGGACTCCGGGCTCTTAG
- a CDS encoding glutathione S-transferase family protein: MPTTPIVLYRAEYSTNAERVALACAYKGIEVESRWIEYSDRSEVERVSGQGLVPVIVDGDRVVTDSSAILKYLESIEPTPALYPADRARAAEIDIFIDWFNRVWKVAPNAIEAELAKVEPDEGRIAALADEMSAALRMFEELLAGRDYLFGEQLTAADLIAFPFLKYAARRDPADDEAFHVVLDEYQQLGRGLERLGDWIDLIDALPRA; this comes from the coding sequence ATGCCGACGACACCGATAGTTCTCTACAGGGCTGAGTACTCAACCAATGCCGAGCGCGTCGCGCTGGCGTGCGCCTACAAAGGCATCGAAGTCGAATCGCGCTGGATCGAATACTCAGACCGGTCCGAGGTGGAGCGAGTGAGTGGGCAGGGGTTGGTACCGGTGATCGTTGACGGTGATCGGGTCGTGACTGACTCGAGCGCGATCCTCAAATACCTCGAATCGATCGAGCCGACACCCGCGCTCTATCCCGCCGACCGAGCGCGCGCTGCGGAAATCGACATCTTCATTGACTGGTTCAACCGGGTCTGGAAGGTTGCGCCGAACGCGATCGAGGCTGAGCTTGCAAAGGTCGAACCAGACGAAGGCCGGATCGCCGCGCTGGCAGACGAGATGAGCGCTGCGCTCAGAATGTTTGAAGAACTGCTTGCCGGGCGGGACTACCTCTTCGGCGAGCAGTTGACTGCGGCTGATCTGATCGCGTTCCCGTTCCTGAAGTACGCGGCCCGCCGCGACCCCGCCGACGACGAGGCATTCCATGTCGTGCTGGACGAATACCAGCAGCTTGGGCGAGGTCTTGAACGATTGGGCGACTGGATCGACCTGATTGACGCACTTCCGCGCGCTTGA
- a CDS encoding TetR/AcrR family transcriptional regulator, translated as MPNSVNTESSKNPENLIPLAVLGGDPCERADAKRNRAKILAAAEGLFAQHGAEAVSMDAVADAAGVGKGTLYRRFGDRSGLARAILDERDREFQEKLIRGEPPLGPGADPVERLAAFGEGVIDLIASYGDLIMAAQIGKAGARFAGPVYATYRMHVHRLLRDIDPRVDADYFADILLAALNAEMYGFWQSDVGLDKQRISDGYRQLVTSIAASSN; from the coding sequence ATGCCCAATTCTGTGAATACAGAGTCTTCAAAAAATCCCGAGAACCTGATCCCGTTGGCCGTGCTGGGTGGGGACCCGTGCGAGCGCGCCGACGCAAAGCGAAACCGCGCAAAGATTCTCGCGGCCGCCGAGGGTCTCTTCGCGCAGCACGGCGCCGAGGCCGTTTCGATGGACGCAGTGGCCGACGCCGCCGGAGTGGGGAAGGGCACGCTCTATCGCCGCTTCGGCGATCGTTCGGGACTTGCCCGCGCGATCCTCGACGAGCGCGACCGTGAGTTTCAGGAGAAGCTGATTCGCGGGGAGCCGCCGCTTGGTCCCGGCGCAGATCCTGTCGAGCGACTTGCCGCGTTCGGCGAGGGCGTGATCGACCTGATCGCCAGCTACGGCGACCTGATCATGGCTGCGCAGATCGGCAAGGCCGGGGCGCGGTTTGCAGGACCCGTCTACGCGACGTACCGCATGCACGTGCATCGCCTTCTGCGCGACATCGATCCGCGGGTCGACGCCGACTACTTCGCGGACATCTTGCTCGCTGCGCTGAACGCCGAGATGTACGGCTTCTGGCAGTCGGACGTCGGGCTCGACAAGCAGCGGATCTCAGATGGATACCGCCAGCTCGTCACGAGCATCGCGGCGAGCTCGAATTAG
- a CDS encoding SCP2 sterol-binding domain-containing protein: protein MKFARLVEAATVDAAVEAVQESERIGFERVWLIEREGLADPRLVASASRLDELKLVLQLDPEADSVVPPGLPVELAVSGGSGWTGALGALLSDSPYEPDPAVWVVAGDVGTIAAAGRAGVGAAFEALESADDAADWTAEYEGELQSESAQATASAVNAQTAVFLDAGDDADALVGLVERYREAGVDQVILCGESAGQIDFIEKVLAEFDDDEVRSAAQARAERLAPAIAAATNRSTTAATEEPAPVPPEKKKKRPSKFAKRAQAFQEGAVRKMSDKQLEMLVGNRVGVRGLFNAMAKMYQPKKAGDFQGPIEFTLETRRGPEVWTVDCSPSGAKARREPSPDAKLHVEAKLADFLRVGVGEIGAPAAVLSGKLNVRGDFGLALKLGPMFGGPSAI from the coding sequence GTGAAGTTCGCACGGCTCGTTGAGGCGGCGACCGTTGATGCGGCGGTCGAGGCAGTTCAGGAGTCCGAGCGGATTGGGTTTGAGCGCGTCTGGTTGATCGAGCGCGAAGGTCTGGCCGACCCGCGACTTGTCGCCAGTGCGTCGCGGCTCGACGAACTGAAGCTCGTGCTCCAGCTCGATCCCGAGGCGGACTCGGTTGTTCCGCCCGGGCTTCCGGTTGAGCTCGCGGTCTCCGGCGGATCTGGTTGGACTGGCGCGCTGGGGGCGCTGCTCAGCGATTCGCCGTACGAACCTGACCCGGCCGTATGGGTGGTCGCAGGTGATGTCGGAACGATTGCGGCAGCCGGAAGAGCCGGAGTGGGGGCCGCGTTCGAAGCGCTCGAGTCGGCGGACGACGCAGCAGATTGGACGGCCGAGTACGAAGGCGAGCTGCAGTCCGAATCGGCGCAGGCCACCGCCAGCGCCGTCAACGCGCAGACCGCTGTGTTTCTTGACGCTGGAGACGACGCCGACGCGCTTGTCGGCTTGGTCGAGCGATACCGCGAAGCCGGGGTGGACCAGGTAATCCTTTGTGGCGAGTCCGCGGGCCAGATCGACTTCATTGAGAAAGTCTTGGCAGAGTTTGATGACGACGAAGTCCGATCCGCCGCCCAGGCAAGAGCAGAGCGTCTGGCACCGGCAATCGCCGCCGCCACGAATCGATCGACGACCGCAGCAACCGAGGAGCCCGCACCAGTGCCGCCAGAAAAGAAGAAGAAGCGCCCCTCCAAGTTCGCCAAACGCGCGCAGGCCTTTCAGGAAGGGGCGGTGCGGAAGATGAGCGACAAGCAGCTCGAGATGTTGGTCGGAAACCGCGTGGGGGTCCGCGGGCTGTTCAACGCGATGGCCAAGATGTACCAACCCAAGAAGGCCGGAGACTTCCAGGGCCCGATCGAGTTCACGCTCGAGACACGGCGTGGCCCGGAGGTCTGGACGGTCGACTGTTCGCCCTCGGGCGCAAAGGCGCGTCGCGAGCCTTCACCCGACGCGAAACTTCACGTCGAGGCGAAACTCGCAGACTTCCTGCGCGTGGGCGTGGGAGAGATCGGCGCGCCGGCGGCAGTGCTCTCTGGGAAGCTCAATGTGCGGGGCGACTTCGGGCTGGCGCTCAAGTTGGGGCCGATGTTCGGCGGCCCCTCGGCGATCTGA
- a CDS encoding cob(I)yrinic acid a,c-diamide adenosyltransferase — protein MPEVKIYTRKGDDGTTGLWYGGRVKKSDPRTSAYGDVDEAISTIAVARAMAKDSHAEVAADLLEMQRCLFIGCAQLATADESFGKLKAGVTLIEQTMVDALEVRIDHYKDQLDLPPKFIIPGGTVLSAQLDVARTVVRRAERSIVALAEIDPLPDTTVLAYVNRCSDLLFALARFTDEESPTVFEGRG, from the coding sequence ATGCCCGAAGTGAAGATCTACACGCGCAAAGGCGACGACGGCACCACCGGCCTCTGGTACGGCGGTCGCGTCAAGAAGTCCGATCCTCGCACCAGCGCCTACGGCGACGTGGACGAAGCGATCTCAACGATCGCGGTTGCCCGCGCCATGGCCAAGGATTCTCACGCCGAGGTCGCTGCAGACCTTCTGGAGATGCAGCGCTGCCTCTTCATCGGCTGCGCGCAGCTTGCGACCGCAGACGAGAGCTTCGGCAAGCTCAAGGCAGGCGTCACTCTGATCGAGCAGACAATGGTCGACGCACTGGAGGTGCGGATCGATCATTACAAGGACCAGCTCGACCTTCCGCCCAAGTTCATCATCCCCGGCGGTACGGTTCTTTCTGCGCAGCTCGACGTGGCTCGCACCGTGGTTCGCCGCGCCGAGCGGTCAATCGTTGCACTGGCCGAGATCGACCCGTTGCCCGACACCACCGTTCTGGCGTACGTGAATCGATGTTCGGACCTGCTTTTCGCTCTCGCTCGCTTCACGGATGAAGAGTCTCCCACGGTCTTCGAAGGTCGCGGCTAG
- a CDS encoding OsmC family protein: protein MATEVKAKTKSALAKRTGHFEHLVVVGDHRLVTDEPIDLGGDNAGPSPQQLLAASLASCTATTIEMYAAHKGWEVGDVKVKVEYESAKRGAPTTFNVKLCVPPGLDDEQIRRISEIATKCPVHRVLEGEVIFNESITIQ from the coding sequence TTGGCAACGGAAGTCAAGGCAAAAACAAAGTCTGCACTGGCCAAGCGCACTGGTCACTTCGAGCACCTTGTCGTGGTCGGCGATCATCGTCTGGTCACTGACGAGCCGATCGATCTGGGCGGCGACAACGCCGGCCCCTCGCCTCAACAATTGCTCGCCGCGAGTCTCGCCTCGTGCACAGCGACGACGATCGAGATGTACGCCGCCCACAAGGGCTGGGAAGTAGGCGACGTCAAGGTGAAGGTCGAGTACGAGTCGGCAAAGCGCGGCGCGCCAACCACCTTCAACGTGAAGCTCTGCGTTCCGCCCGGGCTCGACGACGAACAGATTCGTCGGATCAGCGAGATCGCGACCAAGTGCCCCGTCCACCGCGTGCTCGAAGGCGAAGTCATCTTCAACGAGTCGATCACGATTCAGTGA
- a CDS encoding NAD(P)H-dependent oxidoreductase, giving the protein MRILGITGSLRKDSHNSLLLRSASRVIPADAELVELDVEVLRNLPHYDEDLDTPDQDNAWVIKLRDEVKAADALFFVTPEYNGGLPSSIKNAVDWVSRPPQTAVIKGKPAAAISASTGQFGGVWAQDHLRTVLSIAGARVIDAEFAVSKAHEVHAEHGDVLHQDVEGELAEILEALVEEGRINASLPAAA; this is encoded by the coding sequence ATGAGAATCCTCGGAATCACTGGAAGCTTGCGGAAGGACTCGCACAACTCCCTCCTGCTGAGGTCCGCGTCACGGGTAATCCCCGCTGACGCGGAGCTCGTGGAGCTCGATGTCGAGGTTCTGCGCAATCTTCCCCACTACGACGAAGATCTGGATACTCCGGATCAGGACAACGCGTGGGTAATAAAACTGCGGGACGAAGTCAAGGCGGCAGACGCTCTGTTCTTCGTCACGCCGGAGTACAACGGCGGACTTCCTTCGTCGATCAAGAACGCAGTTGACTGGGTCTCACGCCCCCCGCAGACTGCAGTCATCAAGGGAAAGCCCGCAGCAGCGATCAGCGCCAGCACCGGCCAGTTCGGCGGGGTGTGGGCGCAGGATCACCTGCGAACGGTTCTGTCAATCGCGGGCGCTCGCGTCATCGACGCTGAGTTCGCGGTATCGAAGGCGCACGAGGTTCACGCCGAGCACGGAGACGTCCTCCACCAGGACGTCGAAGGCGAGCTAGCCGAGATCCTCGAGGCACTGGTCGAGGAGGGCCGCATCAACGCTTCCCTCCCCGCCGCTGCCTGA